From Mucilaginibacter rubeus, a single genomic window includes:
- the dnaK gene encoding molecular chaperone DnaK, giving the protein MSKIIGIDLGTTNSCVAVMEGNEPVVIANSEGKRTTPSVVAFIDNGERKVGDPAKRQAITNPTKTISSIKRFMGNQFSEVTSEAARVPYKVVKGDNNTPRVEIGDRKYTPQEISAMILQKMKKTAEDFLGTEVTEAVITVPAYFNDAQRQATKEAGEIAGLKVRRIINEPTAAALAYGFDKAHKDMKIAVFDCGGGTHDVSILELGDGVFEVKSTDGDTHLGGDDFDQVIIDWLAEEFKSDEGIDLRKDPMALQRLKESAEKAKIELSSSAQTEINLPYITAVDGMPKHLVKTLTRAKFEQLADTLIKRTIEPCKSALKNAGLSTSDIDEVILVGGSTRIPAIQEAVQKFFGKAPSKGVNPDEVVAIGAAIQGGVLTGEVKDVLLLDVTPLSLGIETMGGVMTKLIESNTTIPTKKSETFSTASDSQPSVEIHILQGERPMAAGNRTIGRFHLDGIPPAPRGVPQIEVTFDIDANGILHVSAKDKATGKEQKIRIEASSGLTDAEIKKMKDEAEANADADKKAKEEVEKLNAADALIFSTEKQLKEYGDKIPADKKAPIEAGLAKLKEAYSAKNFDAIEAAQTELNTAWTAASEDMYKASAEGAQGQPGDGNPGAGAQDNSDTVTDVDFEEVK; this is encoded by the coding sequence ATGTCTAAAATAATTGGAATCGACTTAGGAACAACTAACTCCTGCGTTGCTGTAATGGAAGGTAACGAGCCTGTAGTTATAGCTAACAGCGAGGGTAAACGTACTACGCCGTCTGTAGTAGCTTTTATTGATAATGGCGAACGTAAAGTTGGTGATCCTGCAAAACGTCAGGCTATCACTAACCCTACAAAAACCATTTCGTCAATCAAACGCTTTATGGGTAACCAGTTTAGTGAAGTTACAAGTGAAGCGGCACGTGTACCTTATAAAGTAGTTAAAGGCGACAACAACACTCCACGTGTTGAAATTGGCGACCGTAAATATACCCCGCAAGAAATTTCTGCAATGATTCTTCAAAAAATGAAGAAAACTGCTGAAGATTTCTTAGGTACCGAAGTAACTGAAGCGGTTATTACCGTTCCTGCTTACTTTAACGATGCTCAGCGTCAGGCTACTAAAGAAGCCGGTGAAATTGCAGGCTTAAAAGTACGCCGTATCATTAACGAGCCTACAGCTGCTGCTTTGGCTTACGGTTTTGATAAAGCACACAAGGATATGAAAATTGCTGTGTTTGACTGCGGTGGTGGTACGCATGACGTATCTATCCTGGAGTTGGGTGATGGCGTTTTCGAAGTAAAATCAACTGACGGTGATACTCACTTAGGTGGTGACGACTTTGACCAGGTAATTATTGACTGGTTGGCAGAAGAATTTAAAAGCGACGAAGGTATTGATCTGCGTAAAGATCCAATGGCTTTACAACGTTTAAAAGAATCGGCCGAGAAAGCTAAAATTGAGTTATCAAGTTCAGCACAAACAGAAATCAACCTGCCATACATCACTGCTGTTGATGGCATGCCTAAGCACTTAGTTAAAACTTTAACCCGTGCTAAATTTGAGCAATTGGCTGATACTTTGATTAAACGTACTATCGAGCCTTGTAAATCAGCTTTGAAAAATGCTGGTTTAAGCACTTCTGATATCGACGAAGTGATCCTGGTAGGTGGTTCAACCCGTATCCCTGCTATCCAGGAAGCTGTACAAAAATTCTTTGGTAAAGCTCCTTCAAAAGGTGTTAACCCAGATGAAGTTGTGGCTATCGGTGCTGCTATTCAAGGTGGTGTATTAACCGGTGAGGTTAAAGACGTATTGTTACTTGACGTTACCCCACTTTCATTAGGTATCGAAACTATGGGTGGTGTAATGACCAAATTGATCGAGTCAAACACTACTATCCCTACTAAAAAATCTGAAACTTTCTCAACCGCCAGCGACAGCCAGCCATCAGTTGAGATCCACATATTACAAGGTGAGCGTCCAATGGCTGCGGGTAACCGTACTATAGGTCGTTTCCACCTGGATGGTATTCCACCAGCACCTCGTGGCGTACCACAAATTGAAGTTACTTTCGATATTGATGCTAACGGTATCCTGCACGTATCTGCAAAAGATAAAGCTACAGGTAAAGAGCAAAAAATCCGTATCGAAGCTTCTTCAGGTTTAACTGATGCTGAGATCAAAAAGATGAAAGACGAAGCTGAAGCAAACGCTGATGCTGACAAAAAGGCAAAAGAAGAAGTTGAAAAACTGAACGCTGCCGATGCCTTGATCTTCTCGACAGAAAAACAATTGAAAGAGTACGGCGATAAGATCCCTGCTGATAAAAAAGCTCCAATCGAAGCTGGTTTAGCTAAATTGAAAGAAGCTTATTCAGCTAAAAACTTTGACGCTATCGAAGCTGCACAAACCGAGCTTAACACTGCCTGGACTGCCGCATCTGAAGATATGTACAAAGCTTCTGCCGAAGGTGCTCAAGGTCAGCCAGGTGATGGCAACCCAGGTGCCGGTGCGCAGGATAACTCTGACACCGTTACAGACGTTGATTTTGAAGAAGTGAAATAA
- the tnpA gene encoding IS200/IS605 family transposase produces MANTFSQIYLQFVFAVKDRQSLVSKNNKEELHKYITALIQNRGAKLLAINCMPDHIHIFVGFKPIILISDFVKEIKVQSNEFVNSKDWVRGKFRWQEGYGVFSYSKSHIDSVIKYIQNQEIHHHKKTFKQEYMSLLEKFEIPFEEKYLFEFSE; encoded by the coding sequence ATGGCCAATACCTTCTCGCAAATTTATCTTCAATTCGTTTTCGCGGTTAAAGACAGGCAGAGCCTCGTATCAAAAAATAACAAAGAAGAATTGCATAAATATATCACGGCGTTAATTCAGAACCGAGGTGCAAAATTGCTTGCTATAAATTGCATGCCCGATCATATACACATTTTCGTGGGCTTTAAACCCATCATATTAATTTCCGATTTTGTAAAGGAAATCAAGGTGCAAAGCAATGAATTTGTCAATAGCAAAGATTGGGTAAGAGGTAAGTTTAGATGGCAGGAAGGATATGGGGTTTTCTCCTATTCAAAATCACATATTGATTCGGTAATAAAATATATTCAGAATCAGGAAATCCACCATCACAAAAAGACATTCAAGCAGGAATATATGTCATTGTTGGAAAAATTTGAAATTCCGTTTGAAGAAAAGTATCTATTTGAGTTTTCTGAATAG
- a CDS encoding glycoside hydrolase family 31 protein produces MNFQIAGNIQGFKQHDGVLIIKTAEAEARVYIYSPTIIRVNISKNFNPDDTSFAVIREPLADFDFDESSANIDITTSALKLSIQKSPLRFNFFTVDGISLSEDDARFGTNWQGERVTCYRRLFEGERFIGLGEKTGNLDRRGSAYVNWNTDAPNHTPESDPLYKTFPFFIGLHSELTYGLFLDNTHKSYFDFGASTDEETSWFGADGGDLNYYFFGAQGVAKIIEDYTWLTGRMEMPPLWSLGYQQCRWSYMSADEVLNIAQTFRKKQIPADVMYCDIDYMDDFKIFTWNKKTFPKPKQMLDKLKAMNFRLVTIVDPGIKVEEGYKEYDEGIERDYFAKYPDGENYTGYVWPGRCHFPDFFREDVREWWGAAFTALTDPGVEGFWNDMNEPAAWGQNIPWIVKFGDKFMPEVRNAYGMQMARATYDGTRKILGNKRPFVLTRAAYSGTQRYSAVWTGDNTATDAHMLLGSRLVNSLGITGMAFVGVDIGGFSGNPTPELMVRWNSLGTYTPMFRNHAIQGSKMREPWEWGSDNEQIIKKDIEQRYKLLPYLYSSFYQSTQTGLPVNRTLAIEHTTDENIFDERFQNEFMFGDAMVIVPVESTKLNEDVYLPKGSWYRLSNDKFYDGGQIVHVPAPLTDLPVFVKAGSIIPMQSVVQSTNEPGDGLLQIHIWNGSEPNSFVYYEDDGVSYDYEQGVYYKRHIRFDPVNKSISLSAVEGAFKSRFMQLKFILHGFGAVKLKDGVMKNESGDIEVRL; encoded by the coding sequence ATGAATTTTCAAATAGCAGGTAACATACAGGGCTTTAAACAACATGATGGTGTTTTAATCATTAAAACCGCAGAAGCTGAGGCGAGGGTTTACATTTACAGCCCGACTATTATCCGGGTAAACATCAGCAAAAATTTTAATCCGGATGATACTTCCTTCGCGGTAATCAGGGAACCACTGGCCGATTTTGATTTTGATGAATCATCTGCCAATATTGATATTACCACATCAGCGCTAAAGCTCAGTATTCAGAAATCACCGTTGAGATTTAATTTTTTTACTGTCGATGGCATTTCACTTAGTGAAGATGATGCCCGCTTCGGCACCAACTGGCAGGGCGAACGGGTAACCTGTTACCGCCGTTTGTTCGAAGGCGAAAGATTTATCGGTCTTGGCGAAAAAACCGGCAACCTTGACAGGCGCGGGTCTGCTTATGTAAACTGGAATACCGATGCGCCCAACCATACCCCCGAATCTGATCCGCTTTATAAAACCTTCCCGTTTTTTATCGGATTGCATAGCGAACTCACCTATGGCCTCTTCCTTGATAATACCCATAAAAGTTATTTCGATTTCGGTGCATCTACAGATGAGGAAACAAGCTGGTTTGGTGCCGACGGTGGTGATTTGAATTATTATTTCTTCGGAGCGCAGGGGGTTGCCAAAATTATTGAAGATTATACCTGGCTTACCGGCCGGATGGAAATGCCGCCGCTCTGGAGCCTAGGTTATCAGCAATGCCGATGGAGCTATATGAGCGCCGATGAGGTGTTGAACATAGCCCAAACCTTCCGCAAAAAACAAATTCCTGCCGATGTCATGTATTGCGATATCGATTATATGGACGATTTCAAGATCTTCACCTGGAATAAAAAAACTTTTCCTAAACCCAAGCAGATGCTGGATAAACTAAAAGCCATGAACTTCAGGCTGGTTACCATTGTTGATCCGGGTATTAAGGTAGAAGAGGGCTACAAAGAATATGATGAAGGTATTGAGCGGGACTATTTTGCCAAATACCCCGATGGCGAAAACTATACCGGCTATGTATGGCCTGGTCGCTGCCATTTTCCAGATTTTTTCAGGGAAGATGTCCGTGAGTGGTGGGGCGCAGCCTTTACCGCGCTTACCGATCCCGGCGTTGAAGGTTTTTGGAACGATATGAACGAACCTGCCGCATGGGGGCAAAACATTCCGTGGATAGTTAAATTTGGCGATAAGTTTATGCCGGAGGTGCGCAACGCCTACGGCATGCAAATGGCCCGTGCAACTTATGATGGCACCAGGAAGATCCTGGGCAACAAACGACCATTTGTACTAACCCGTGCAGCTTATTCCGGCACACAGCGTTATTCGGCCGTGTGGACGGGTGATAACACCGCCACCGATGCCCATATGCTATTAGGCTCCCGGCTGGTGAACAGTTTAGGCATTACAGGTATGGCTTTCGTTGGCGTGGATATTGGCGGCTTCAGTGGCAATCCTACGCCCGAGCTAATGGTACGCTGGAACTCACTGGGTACATATACACCTATGTTCCGCAATCATGCCATACAGGGCAGCAAAATGCGTGAGCCATGGGAATGGGGCTCAGACAATGAGCAGATCATCAAAAAAGATATTGAGCAGCGATATAAGCTCCTTCCCTATTTATATAGCAGCTTTTACCAATCAACCCAAACCGGCCTGCCGGTAAACCGAACATTGGCTATTGAGCATACAACCGATGAAAACATTTTTGACGAACGCTTTCAAAATGAATTTATGTTTGGCGATGCCATGGTGATTGTCCCGGTAGAGAGTACTAAACTTAATGAAGATGTTTACCTGCCTAAAGGTTCATGGTACCGGTTAAGCAACGATAAATTTTATGATGGCGGACAGATAGTACATGTACCTGCTCCCCTGACAGATTTACCCGTGTTTGTAAAAGCCGGGAGCATTATTCCAATGCAAAGTGTTGTGCAAAGCACCAATGAACCCGGAGATGGCTTATTGCAGATCCATATCTGGAATGGAAGCGAGCCCAATAGTTTTGTTTATTATGAGGATGATGGTGTATCGTATGATTACGAGCAGGGCGTTTATTATAAACGCCATATCCGTTTTGATCCGGTGAATAAAAGCATCAGTTTATCGGCGGTTGAAGGGGCATTTAAATCGCGGTTTATGCAGTTGAAATTTATTTTGCATGGGTTTGGAGCAGTTAAGTTGAAAGATGGGGTAATGAAGAATGAAAGCGGAGATATTGAGGTAAGGTTATAA
- a CDS encoding NDP-sugar synthase — protein sequence MKPTLLILAAGMASRYGSMKQVDGFGPNGETIIDYSIYDAIKAGFGKVTFIIREEFADSFKAIFEPKLAGRVETDYVFQSFDLKPFGIDKQIERAKPWGTAHAVLAARNQVNEPFCVINADDYYGYDAFEKMAKFLTTEVKDDLYSLVGYQIDRTLSDYGSVSRGVCKVDDAGNMVEINERTEVYFKEDGSVAYKDATGEHPLPNDTRVSMNFWGFTPAIFKQSEQMFVDFVAANENNPKSEFFIPLAADKLIKDGTAAFKVIPTGSKWFGVTYKEDKPIVQKSISDLVANGVYPQKLWD from the coding sequence ATGAAGCCAACTTTATTGATACTCGCGGCAGGTATGGCAAGCCGTTACGGAAGCATGAAGCAAGTTGACGGTTTTGGCCCTAATGGCGAAACCATTATTGATTATTCAATATACGACGCCATTAAAGCCGGCTTTGGTAAAGTAACCTTTATCATCCGCGAAGAGTTTGCCGATAGCTTTAAAGCTATTTTTGAGCCTAAACTGGCTGGCCGTGTTGAAACAGATTATGTATTTCAAAGTTTTGACCTTAAACCATTTGGTATTGATAAACAAATAGAACGCGCTAAACCATGGGGAACTGCCCATGCGGTACTTGCAGCGCGTAACCAGGTTAACGAGCCTTTTTGTGTAATTAATGCTGATGATTATTATGGTTACGATGCATTTGAAAAAATGGCCAAATTCTTAACCACCGAAGTTAAAGACGATCTGTATTCGCTGGTAGGATACCAGATTGACCGTACCCTTTCTGATTACGGTTCGGTATCACGCGGTGTATGTAAAGTTGATGATGCCGGTAACATGGTTGAAATTAACGAGCGTACCGAAGTTTATTTTAAAGAAGATGGCAGCGTAGCTTATAAAGACGCAACCGGCGAGCACCCGCTTCCTAACGATACCCGCGTATCAATGAACTTCTGGGGCTTTACTCCAGCTATCTTTAAACAAAGCGAGCAAATGTTTGTAGACTTTGTTGCCGCTAACGAAAACAACCCTAAATCAGAGTTCTTTATCCCGTTGGCTGCCGATAAATTGATTAAAGATGGTACAGCTGCATTTAAAGTGATCCCTACAGGTTCAAAATGGTTCGGTGTTACTTACAAAGAAGATAAGCCTATTGTTCAAAAAAGCATTTCTGATCTTGTAGCTAACGGTGTTTATCCTCAAAAACTTTGGGACTAA
- a CDS encoding M42 family metallopeptidase, with product MAKKKSDAPQHTSVVNETSLAFFEKYINNPSPTGFEWKGQELWLEYLKPYIDTHYVDNYGTAVGIINPKADYKVVIEAHADEISWFVNYITNDGLIYVIRNGGSDHQIAPSKRVNIHTDNGVVKAVFGWPAIHTRLGGDKEEAPTLKNIFLDCGCTSKEEVEKLGIHVGCVITYEDEFMVLNDRYYVGRGLDNRAGGFMIAEVARLLKENNVKLPFGLYIVNAVQEEIGLRGAEMIAHKIKPNVAIVTDVTHDTQTPMINKITQGDLACGKGPVVSYAPAVQNNLNKLLIESAQKAGIPFQRQASSRSTGTDTDAFAYSNDGVPSALISLPLRYMHTTVEMIHKEDVDNVIRLIYESLLNIQAGQDFRYIK from the coding sequence ATGGCTAAAAAGAAATCTGACGCCCCACAGCATACTTCTGTTGTAAATGAAACTTCACTCGCGTTTTTCGAAAAATATATTAACAACCCCTCGCCTACCGGCTTTGAATGGAAAGGCCAGGAGCTTTGGCTCGAATACCTGAAACCTTATATCGATACACATTATGTTGATAACTACGGCACAGCGGTTGGTATCATTAACCCTAAGGCCGATTATAAAGTAGTTATTGAAGCCCATGCCGATGAAATTTCATGGTTTGTAAACTACATTACCAACGATGGTTTAATATATGTTATCCGTAACGGTGGTTCAGATCATCAGATAGCTCCTTCAAAGCGTGTAAACATCCATACTGATAATGGCGTAGTTAAAGCCGTTTTCGGCTGGCCGGCTATCCATACCCGCCTGGGTGGCGATAAAGAAGAGGCCCCAACACTAAAAAACATCTTTTTAGATTGCGGGTGTACTTCAAAAGAAGAGGTTGAAAAACTGGGCATCCACGTAGGTTGTGTGATTACCTATGAGGATGAGTTTATGGTGCTTAACGACCGCTATTATGTCGGCCGCGGGCTTGATAACCGTGCAGGCGGCTTCATGATTGCCGAAGTAGCCCGTTTGCTAAAAGAAAACAATGTAAAACTACCTTTTGGTTTATATATAGTTAATGCAGTACAGGAAGAGATTGGTTTACGTGGCGCCGAAATGATTGCCCATAAAATTAAACCTAATGTGGCTATCGTTACCGATGTTACGCATGATACGCAAACGCCAATGATCAATAAAATTACCCAGGGCGATTTGGCCTGTGGTAAAGGCCCGGTAGTATCATACGCCCCTGCTGTACAAAACAACCTGAATAAATTATTGATTGAAAGCGCCCAAAAAGCAGGCATCCCATTCCAGCGCCAGGCTTCATCACGTTCAACAGGTACCGATACCGATGCTTTTGCGTATTCAAATGACGGCGTACCATCGGCATTGATCTCATTGCCTTTACGTTATATGCATACCACTGTAGAGATGATCCACAAAGAAGATGTTGACAATGTGATCCGTTTAATATACGAATCGCTGTTAAACATACAGGCAGGCCAGGATTTCAGGTATATCAAATAA
- a CDS encoding DUF6340 family protein, producing the protein MKLFRLTCILFAACFLAACSVPQYVNVPVDYAPKLNFSRGRTTIVVVNHYMPDSTRNRGKRVLATFKAAAYTAINNAAIQLHALPGVKVVRLVDSVNFTANTDSVKFLAKKYKAAYVLAFEDFKGETKWKQDNYNGVPSVYRATVITTSFTLYEANGLYSKKLNGEGEIYDNNAYGSASSLLAHGGPLFDAIRTSALDALKDYLPYTDYHDRPLYANGDQLSSSVELIKAGKFDKAFQILNPLIDGPDLKLASRAAYNLAVVYEAQGDIEAALDVAKVSNQKQPNDYAKAIIVDLMKE; encoded by the coding sequence GTGAAACTATTCAGGCTTACTTGTATCTTATTTGCTGCTTGCTTTTTAGCCGCGTGCAGTGTTCCTCAATATGTAAATGTTCCGGTTGATTATGCTCCGAAACTGAATTTTAGCAGGGGAAGGACAACTATAGTGGTTGTTAATCATTATATGCCCGATTCGACCCGTAACCGGGGCAAGCGTGTATTGGCTACGTTTAAAGCCGCTGCTTATACCGCTATTAATAATGCTGCCATTCAATTGCACGCTCTGCCGGGTGTAAAAGTAGTTAGACTGGTAGATTCGGTTAATTTTACCGCCAATACCGATTCTGTTAAGTTTTTGGCTAAAAAATACAAAGCTGCTTATGTGCTGGCTTTTGAGGATTTTAAAGGTGAAACAAAATGGAAACAAGACAATTATAACGGTGTGCCATCTGTTTACCGTGCAACGGTTATCACTACCAGCTTCACCCTTTACGAAGCAAACGGCCTTTACTCTAAAAAGCTAAATGGCGAAGGCGAGATCTATGATAATAATGCTTATGGAAGCGCCTCAAGCCTGCTTGCCCATGGTGGGCCTTTGTTTGATGCCATCAGAACTTCGGCTTTAGATGCACTTAAGGATTATTTACCATATACAGATTATCACGACAGGCCGCTTTATGCCAACGGCGATCAGTTAAGCAGTTCGGTCGAGCTGATCAAAGCCGGAAAGTTTGATAAGGCGTTCCAGATCCTGAACCCCCTTATTGATGGGCCCGACCTGAAACTTGCCAGCAGGGCTGCTTACAACCTCGCGGTAGTGTATGAAGCCCAGGGTGATATTGAAGCCGCGCTTGATGTGGCCAAAGTATCCAATCAAAAACAACCTAATGATTATGCTAAAGCCATTATTGTTGATTTGATGAAAGAATAA
- a CDS encoding DUF6340 family protein produces the protein MKTLLIICALAALGLASCSVDYQLTVPVNYAPKLELGHDEIKVVVVNRFTVDSVANKNKRKRNVLKGGSYSAIAMAAKQLDMLPHIQTTVLADSANLSADTTPVKKLAEKYGANYVLTLDSLSADIPMELVDSTEVYTTVVNVKFTLYESNGNYFKILRGKAKDYHSESRYYGILAALIVHPTVKGNGQAISQSAGNAAIDAIKDYLPSTLTNQRPLYADNDSLKAAINHMVAKRYHEAFKILNPIIEGPDPKLASHAAYDLAVLYEAQGDIEEALKAAKLSNEKQQNFRANAIIPSLEQE, from the coding sequence TTGAAAACTTTATTAATCATTTGTGCGCTTGCCGCCCTGGGTTTGGCATCCTGCAGTGTCGATTATCAACTTACCGTGCCGGTTAATTATGCCCCTAAACTGGAACTGGGACATGACGAAATCAAAGTTGTAGTAGTAAACCGGTTTACGGTTGATTCGGTAGCGAATAAAAATAAGCGTAAACGCAATGTGTTAAAGGGCGGCTCTTACAGCGCTATTGCAATGGCCGCCAAACAACTTGATATGCTGCCGCATATCCAAACAACCGTACTTGCCGATTCTGCCAATTTATCTGCAGATACTACACCGGTAAAAAAGCTTGCCGAAAAGTACGGTGCCAATTACGTTTTAACCCTTGATTCGCTAAGTGCTGATATACCCATGGAGCTTGTTGATTCCACGGAAGTATATACTACGGTGGTTAACGTGAAATTTACGCTGTATGAAAGCAATGGCAATTACTTTAAGATATTGAGAGGTAAAGCAAAAGATTATCATTCGGAGAGCCGTTATTACGGTATATTGGCAGCTTTGATAGTGCATCCTACGGTAAAGGGAAATGGGCAGGCCATAAGCCAATCGGCAGGGAACGCGGCTATCGACGCTATTAAGGATTATCTGCCATCTACCTTAACTAACCAGCGGCCGCTTTATGCCGATAACGACAGCCTGAAAGCAGCTATTAACCACATGGTCGCGAAGCGGTATCATGAAGCTTTTAAAATATTGAACCCCATTATTGAGGGGCCCGACCCCAAACTGGCCAGCCATGCGGCCTATGACCTTGCCGTATTGTATGAGGCGCAGGGCGATATCGAAGAAGCCCTTAAAGCGGCGAAATTATCAAACGAAAAGCAACAAAATTTTCGGGCAAACGCCATTATTCCGTCTCTTGAGCAGGAGTAA
- a CDS encoding GNAT family N-acetyltransferase, whose protein sequence is MSEISIEQIRPELTWRLRQRVLYPESKLYEMEMEEDNHGYHFAAFKDNNIIAVISLFDKGTDWQFRKFAVDETMQNMGIGRLVLQHITDFATTNGGTRLWCNARLSAINFYLKAGFSHTGNLFSKNGFDYEILEKTLTPAQETE, encoded by the coding sequence ATGTCAGAAATATCTATAGAGCAAATTCGCCCGGAACTTACCTGGCGATTAAGACAGCGTGTATTATATCCCGAAAGCAAACTTTACGAAATGGAAATGGAGGAGGATAACCATGGCTACCACTTTGCCGCGTTTAAGGATAACAATATTATAGCAGTAATATCTCTTTTTGATAAAGGTACAGATTGGCAGTTCCGGAAATTTGCTGTTGACGAAACCATGCAGAATATGGGGATAGGCCGCCTGGTATTACAACATATAACCGACTTTGCCACAACCAACGGCGGCACCCGCTTGTGGTGCAATGCAAGGCTGTCTGCCATTAACTTTTATCTTAAAGCAGGCTTTAGCCATACCGGCAATCTCTTTTCAAAAAACGGTTTTGATTACGAGATCCTCGAAAAAACGCTTACTCCTGCTCAAGAGACGGAATAA
- a CDS encoding SulP family inorganic anion transporter encodes MQIKQGESAMGNLNLKKYFLSKNLKRDIPSSLVVFLVALPLCLGIALASGAPLFAGLLTGIIGGIVVGTLSGSQLSVAGPAAGLTVIVLNGITSLGAYETFLLALVIAGAFQIILGIIKAGTIANYFPSSVIEGMLAAIGIILIMKQFPHAVGYDADFEGDEGFSQVDDHNTFSGITRAFARINYGAVIIALVSLAFMIYWPKFKKLAVVPAPLLVVLAGIGLSLAFSGTGLALLDKQFVRIPLVNSSAEFFGLFKSPDFSQIGNKQVWITAVTIAIVASLETLLSLEAVDKIDPIKRISPTNRELLAQGAGNIVSGMLGGLPMTAVIVRSSANVNAGARTKMSAIIHGIFLLVALLAIPSLINHIPLSCLAAILLMTGYKLARISLFKHMWHQGLSQFIPFVVTIVAVVMTDLLIGVGIGMLVGIFYILRTNLRNPYFYHLEKNGSKKVIRIKLAEEVSFLNKAAIQVTLTSLPQGAEVVIDGSSSRYIDPDVLEIIHNYKHNAYTKGIIVQLNEVKEKYDVPPLKEMVYNPN; translated from the coding sequence ATGCAAATCAAGCAAGGTGAGTCTGCTATGGGCAATCTCAACCTGAAAAAATATTTTTTGTCCAAAAACTTAAAAAGGGACATTCCGTCAAGTCTTGTAGTATTCCTGGTGGCATTGCCGCTGTGTTTAGGTATAGCGCTGGCATCGGGCGCGCCACTTTTTGCCGGCCTGTTAACAGGTATTATTGGCGGGATAGTGGTGGGTACGCTTAGCGGCTCGCAATTGAGCGTTGCCGGTCCGGCGGCTGGTTTAACAGTAATTGTACTTAACGGAATTACATCATTAGGTGCTTACGAAACCTTTTTGCTGGCCCTGGTGATTGCCGGTGCTTTCCAGATTATACTGGGTATAATCAAAGCCGGCACTATCGCCAATTACTTCCCGTCATCAGTTATTGAGGGAATGCTTGCGGCCATCGGGATCATTTTAATCATGAAGCAGTTTCCGCACGCGGTTGGCTATGATGCCGATTTTGAAGGTGATGAAGGCTTTAGCCAGGTTGACGACCATAATACTTTTTCGGGTATAACGCGGGCCTTTGCCCGCATCAATTACGGCGCGGTGATCATAGCACTGGTTTCTTTGGCATTTATGATCTACTGGCCGAAGTTTAAAAAGTTGGCCGTAGTTCCTGCTCCTTTATTGGTAGTACTGGCCGGCATAGGCTTAAGTCTTGCCTTTTCGGGAACAGGCCTTGCCTTGCTTGATAAGCAGTTTGTACGTATTCCGCTGGTAAACAGCAGCGCCGAGTTTTTCGGGCTGTTTAAATCGCCGGATTTTAGCCAGATAGGCAACAAACAGGTTTGGATAACAGCTGTCACTATTGCCATTGTGGCCAGCCTGGAAACCTTGTTAAGCCTTGAAGCTGTAGATAAAATAGATCCTATTAAACGCATATCGCCAACCAACCGCGAACTACTTGCTCAAGGTGCGGGCAATATAGTGAGCGGTATGCTTGGCGGCTTACCCATGACCGCGGTTATCGTTCGTTCATCGGCAAACGTAAATGCCGGTGCGCGTACTAAAATGAGCGCTATCATACATGGTATATTCTTATTGGTTGCATTATTGGCAATACCGTCTTTAATTAACCATATCCCGCTGTCGTGTCTGGCAGCGATCCTGCTGATGACTGGGTATAAACTGGCTCGTATAAGCCTTTTCAAGCACATGTGGCATCAAGGCTTGAGCCAGTTTATCCCTTTCGTAGTTACCATTGTAGCCGTTGTTATGACCGATTTGCTTATTGGTGTGGGCATAGGTATGCTGGTAGGGATCTTTTATATTCTTCGTACTAACCTGCGTAACCCTTATTTCTATCACCTGGAGAAAAACGGCAGCAAAAAAGTTATCAGGATTAAGCTTGCCGAGGAAGTATCCTTCCTGAATAAGGCTGCCATACAGGTAACGCTTACCAGCTTACCGCAAGGCGCCGAAGTGGTGATTGACGGATCAAGCTCAAGGTATATTGATCCTGATGTGCTGGAGATCATCCACAATTATAAGCACAATGCCTATACAAAGGGCATCATAGTGCAATTGAACGAAGTAAAAGAGAAGTACGATGTACCTCCTTTGAAAGAAATGGTTTATAACCCCAACTAA